A single region of the Anaerostipes rhamnosivorans genome encodes:
- the srlA gene encoding PTS glucitol/sorbitol transporter subunit IIC produces MNVFVKLAEGFTGIVSAGGENLMGLITGILPNLLILLTCINAIITLVGEDRVMNFSKKLTRFRLLRYTLLPVISLFFLTNPMCYTMGRFVEEDQKPAFIDACFSFAHPITGLFPHGNAGELFVWTGIAAGITKLGYSTMPLAVRYLLAGVIVIFIRGNATEFLTKKIMAKNKGGAAK; encoded by the coding sequence ATGAATGTATTTGTAAAACTAGCCGAAGGATTTACCGGGATCGTATCCGCAGGAGGAGAAAACCTGATGGGCCTGATCACCGGAATTCTTCCCAATCTTCTGATCCTGCTCACCTGTATCAATGCCATCATCACTCTGGTAGGAGAGGACAGGGTCATGAATTTCTCTAAAAAACTGACCCGGTTCCGCCTGCTCCGTTACACCCTGCTGCCTGTAATCTCCCTTTTCTTTTTGACCAATCCCATGTGCTATACTATGGGACGGTTCGTGGAGGAAGACCAGAAACCTGCCTTTATCGATGCCTGTTTCTCCTTTGCGCACCCTATCACCGGCCTGTTTCCACACGGAAATGCCGGAGAACTGTTTGTTTGGACCGGTATCGCAGCCGGCATTACAAAGCTCGGCTACTCCACTATGCCTTTGGCCGTACGTTACCTGCTGGCCGGCGTCATCGTTATCTTTATTCGTGGAAATGCCACTGAATTCCTCACGAAAAAGATCATGGCAAAAAATAAAGGAGGTGCAGCAAAATGA
- a CDS encoding transcriptional regulator GutM encodes MFTYVLGILMVTMVAQAAFGWFQIKRMYQSIEDLKKAYRHTPNLLAIGTAKSGLTFRPGVIVLVVVNESDEIVDYYEMKGRTVFSRFNQKNDYIGCPACSVTALMKRKNDKAAFASALEQISGKRKTAVCPC; translated from the coding sequence ATGTTTACTTATGTTCTTGGGATCTTGATGGTCACAATGGTAGCTCAGGCCGCCTTCGGCTGGTTTCAGATCAAACGAATGTACCAGTCCATTGAAGACCTGAAGAAGGCCTACCGCCATACACCGAATCTTCTGGCCATCGGAACTGCCAAATCCGGCCTGACCTTCCGCCCGGGCGTTATCGTGCTGGTCGTGGTCAATGAATCAGATGAGATTGTAGATTACTATGAAATGAAAGGACGGACTGTATTTTCCAGATTCAATCAAAAAAATGACTATATCGGATGTCCTGCCTGCTCTGTCACTGCCCTGATGAAACGGAAAAATGATAAGGCCGCTTTTGCCTCAGCCTTAGAACAAATTTCCGGTAAACGGAAAACTGCTGTCTGTCCATGTTAA
- a CDS encoding UbiX family flavin prenyltransferase: MRKKRLLVGISGASGMPLAVEVLRALKASRIETHLICTDSAARTLSLETNLTLEDLQGLSHTVYDNRNIGAAPASGSCPMDGMIVVPCSMKTLAGIHCGYSDSLLLRAADVTLKERRKLVLVARECPLSNIHLRNMYEVSQAGAVILPPVLSYYNHPQSVADMTRHVAGKILDQFGVEFEGFQRWEGK; encoded by the coding sequence ATGAGAAAAAAACGATTATTGGTGGGCATAAGCGGGGCATCCGGCATGCCGTTGGCCGTGGAAGTACTGCGGGCATTAAAAGCTTCCAGAATAGAAACTCATTTAATCTGCACAGACAGTGCTGCAAGAACCCTCTCACTGGAAACCAATTTAACCTTAGAGGATCTCCAGGGCCTTTCCCATACAGTCTATGATAACCGCAATATCGGTGCCGCTCCGGCCAGCGGCAGTTGTCCCATGGACGGTATGATCGTTGTTCCATGCAGTATGAAAACCTTAGCGGGGATTCACTGCGGGTACAGTGACAGCCTGCTTCTCCGGGCCGCCGATGTGACCTTGAAGGAACGCCGGAAACTTGTGCTTGTGGCCAGGGAGTGTCCTCTTAGCAACATCCACCTGAGAAATATGTATGAAGTTTCCCAGGCTGGCGCCGTCATCCTGCCCCCTGTGCTGAGTTATTACAATCATCCTCAGTCTGTGGCGGATATGACAAGGCACGTGGCCGGCAAGATTTTAGATCAGTTCGGAGTAGAATTTGAAGGATTTCAGCGATGGGAAGGAAAATGA
- the srlE gene encoding PTS glucitol/sorbitol transporter subunit IIB, which translates to MKPSVTITKGSSGWGGPLTVYETETRKVVASVTGGSIHPLAEKIASLLGVPVVDAFNNKVEPDTIIIAVVDCGGTLRCGVYPKMGVKTIDIHPISPSGPLSKYIKEDNFVSGTTLDCITQSGEAVPSEPEVSGQAVPEPAEIKESSPASGGNQFFNFITSMGRGIGSIVNVFYQAGRDTLDIVLKNILPFMIFVSIMVGIINYTGIGDLLANAIKPLAGSLPGLLGLSVFCAIPFLSPVLGPGAVIAQVVGVLLGVEIGKGTIPIAYSLPALFAINSQVGCDFVPVALTLAEAEDDTVSAGVPAMLFTRLVTGPAAVLVAYLLSFGLYS; encoded by the coding sequence ATGAAACCATCTGTAACGATCACAAAAGGCTCCAGCGGATGGGGCGGGCCATTGACTGTCTATGAAACGGAAACCAGGAAAGTCGTCGCTTCTGTCACCGGAGGCTCCATTCATCCTCTGGCTGAAAAAATTGCGTCGCTGCTTGGTGTCCCGGTAGTGGATGCCTTTAACAACAAAGTGGAACCCGACACCATCATCATCGCAGTGGTAGACTGCGGCGGGACGCTCCGGTGCGGTGTTTATCCGAAAATGGGAGTAAAGACCATCGATATCCACCCCATCTCCCCGTCCGGGCCGCTCAGCAAATATATCAAAGAAGATAATTTTGTCTCCGGCACTACACTGGACTGTATTACCCAAAGCGGTGAGGCTGTTCCATCTGAACCTGAAGTATCCGGGCAGGCTGTCCCAGAACCGGCTGAGATAAAAGAATCCTCCCCCGCCTCTGGAGGAAATCAATTTTTTAACTTTATTACCAGCATGGGCCGCGGCATTGGAAGTATTGTGAATGTATTTTATCAGGCCGGCCGGGACACTCTGGATATTGTCCTGAAAAACATTTTGCCGTTCATGATCTTCGTCAGCATCATGGTTGGTATCATCAACTATACCGGCATCGGCGATCTCCTGGCAAATGCCATCAAACCATTGGCCGGAAGTCTTCCAGGCCTTCTGGGGCTGTCCGTTTTCTGTGCCATTCCGTTCCTGTCCCCGGTCCTTGGACCCGGTGCGGTGATCGCACAGGTGGTAGGTGTACTCCTCGGTGTAGAGATCGGGAAAGGAACCATTCCCATCGCTTATTCTCTTCCTGCACTGTTTGCCATCAACTCTCAGGTAGGATGTGATTTTGTACCTGTAGCGCTGACCCTGGCGGAAGCTGAGGACGATACCGTGAGCGCCGGCGTACCCGCCATGCTCTTTACAAGACTTGTCACAGGACCTGCGGCTGTACTTGTAGCCTATCTGTTGAGTTTTGGGCTTTACAGTTAA
- a CDS encoding class II fructose-bisphosphate aldolase, translated as MLVTLKGLLEDAKNKKQAVGAFNGTTLEGIRAIIGAAEEFQRPVILQHAQSHDTIIDLNEIAPLMLHYARSASVPVAVHLDHGSTFKRCMEAIRAGFTSVMYDASAKPFEQNLMETAEIVKAAHSVGVSVEAELGHVANINEDPGEDNIYTDPALAEEFVKRTGVDCLAVAFGTVHGLYVKQPRLDLSIVTQISEKTGIPLVMHGGSGVSGDNYRRAIKEGICKINYYTYMNTAGGNAARSFVKQSGEHLAYDCLTLAATEAMKQDVMAAMRIFGMDE; from the coding sequence ATGTTAGTTACTTTAAAGGGATTATTAGAAGATGCTAAGAACAAAAAACAGGCGGTTGGGGCATTCAACGGAACCACATTGGAAGGAATTCGTGCCATAATCGGTGCAGCTGAGGAGTTTCAGAGGCCGGTGATCCTCCAGCATGCCCAGAGTCATGATACGATCATAGATTTAAATGAGATTGCCCCGCTGATGCTGCACTATGCAAGGAGTGCCTCTGTGCCGGTGGCAGTGCATCTGGACCACGGAAGCACCTTCAAACGGTGCATGGAGGCAATACGGGCAGGGTTTACTTCTGTTATGTATGATGCGTCTGCCAAGCCGTTTGAGCAGAATCTCATGGAGACGGCAGAGATTGTTAAAGCTGCCCACAGTGTGGGAGTATCTGTGGAAGCAGAACTTGGGCATGTGGCAAATATCAATGAGGATCCCGGGGAGGACAACATTTATACGGATCCTGCTCTGGCTGAGGAGTTTGTGAAGCGTACTGGAGTGGACTGCCTGGCCGTTGCCTTTGGCACAGTGCATGGTCTTTATGTAAAGCAGCCAAGGCTGGATCTTTCCATTGTAACTCAGATCAGTGAAAAAACCGGCATTCCCCTGGTCATGCACGGGGGCTCTGGGGTATCCGGAGACAATTACCGCAGAGCCATAAAAGAGGGAATCTGTAAGATTAACTATTATACATATATGAATACAGCGGGAGGGAACGCGGCTAGAAGCTTTGTAAAACAGTCCGGAGAACATCTGGCCTATGACTGTCTTACACTGGCGGCCACGGAAGCTATGAAGCAGGATGTGATGGCTGCCATGAGAATATTTGGAATGGATGAGTGA
- a CDS encoding VanZ family protein: MKENFSKGAILLAQALIAGLIIYALIAIVLKVMGKTKTFKNGDWFLQYLFTVYLIFIGIVTGMFAFDAWSLNGAHNYNLIPFIGEDLSYIILNILLFLPMGVFVPLMQQTEKRSLKKTVLIILLLSLFIECIQFFFVGRLADIDDLIANTLGGLLGYTFFKVSACLVNRYNSGRKSGLGTYSIVLSVITLFFGFTFPPMTCYGDMILARFGIPIWSGNQNGIISLDGLHYSLFLYLILSFLGLLLAMRYPGDLGAKTGKFISYIAILYFIIKIILNLMQTYL; encoded by the coding sequence ATGAAAGAAAATTTTTCTAAAGGCGCTATACTGCTTGCCCAGGCTCTGATCGCTGGATTGATTATTTATGCATTAATTGCAATCGTATTAAAAGTAATGGGTAAGACAAAAACTTTTAAAAACGGCGATTGGTTTTTGCAGTACCTCTTTACTGTATATCTTATTTTTATTGGTATTGTCACGGGCATGTTTGCTTTTGATGCCTGGAGTCTCAATGGAGCCCATAACTATAATCTGATTCCTTTTATCGGTGAAGACCTTTCTTACATCATATTAAATATCTTGTTGTTCCTGCCCATGGGAGTATTTGTCCCCTTAATGCAGCAGACTGAAAAACGAAGTCTGAAAAAAACAGTGCTAATTATATTGCTTTTGTCCCTTTTCATCGAATGCATTCAGTTTTTCTTCGTGGGAAGGCTGGCAGACATTGATGATCTGATTGCAAATACCCTTGGAGGACTTTTGGGTTATACTTTTTTTAAGGTTTCAGCTTGTCTGGTCAACCGATATAATAGTGGCAGAAAATCTGGCCTTGGAACTTATTCCATTGTCCTCAGTGTCATTACTCTGTTTTTTGGTTTTACTTTTCCACCTATGACCTGTTATGGAGATATGATTCTTGCGCGATTTGGAATTCCGATCTGGTCAGGCAATCAAAATGGAATCATTTCTCTGGACGGACTACATTATAGTTTATTTCTCTATTTGATATTAAGCTTTCTGGGACTTCTTTTAGCTATGAGATATCCCGGTGATCTTGGAGCTAAGACCGGCAAATTCATATCATACATTGCTATTTTATACTTTATAATTAAAATAATTCTAAATCTTATGCAAACCTATCTGTAA
- a CDS encoding sugar-binding transcriptional regulator encodes MSDLQICYNRVSRGNTVSVGGRMMADAEEVRMLAEITRLYYEEEWTQQRIAKKFNMSRSLVSKLLSKARKIGIVEIIIHDEEFHPYRKLEEELKKRFQIREVVCVSVENSENPVKTVGAAAAKYVARKLSTVKYVAMTAGTTTRQIAESFSSGVPFDHVTFVPMSGGLGEERWEIQANVVCERMAKNSGGNSLQLHAPIVLDSYEAKEMLLKQHFIKSVMEKARNAELAVVGLGSSPQYFELTESYLHGINREKDDISRRLVGDISYNYFDKEGELIDCKWNRQLISLNIEEIKRIPEVIAVTEGTEKAASLYAALKHKIVDGLVTDVHSARELIEMDRRRLMGKEN; translated from the coding sequence ATGAGTGACCTGCAGATCTGCTATAATCGTGTCAGCAGAGGGAATACAGTCAGTGTGGGAGGGAGAATGATGGCAGATGCAGAGGAAGTCAGGATGCTTGCTGAGATCACCAGGCTTTATTATGAGGAGGAATGGACACAGCAGAGGATCGCTAAAAAGTTTAATATGAGCCGGTCCCTGGTTTCGAAGCTGCTTTCTAAAGCGAGAAAGATCGGGATTGTAGAGATCATTATCCATGACGAGGAGTTTCACCCGTACAGGAAGCTGGAGGAGGAACTTAAGAAACGGTTTCAGATCAGAGAGGTAGTGTGCGTCAGTGTGGAAAACAGTGAAAATCCGGTAAAAACAGTGGGTGCGGCAGCAGCAAAATATGTGGCGAGAAAGCTGTCTACTGTGAAGTATGTGGCAATGACGGCGGGAACTACCACCCGCCAGATCGCTGAGAGCTTTTCATCGGGAGTGCCCTTTGACCATGTGACATTTGTACCTATGTCGGGAGGATTGGGGGAAGAACGGTGGGAGATCCAGGCCAATGTGGTGTGTGAGCGGATGGCAAAGAACAGCGGGGGGAACAGCCTTCAGCTGCATGCCCCCATTGTTTTAGATTCCTATGAGGCAAAGGAAATGCTTTTAAAGCAGCACTTTATTAAAAGTGTTATGGAAAAAGCCAGAAATGCGGAACTGGCTGTGGTGGGACTTGGCAGCTCACCTCAGTATTTTGAGCTGACCGAATCTTATCTGCACGGGATCAACCGGGAGAAGGATGACATCAGCAGACGCCTGGTCGGTGACATTTCTTATAATTATTTTGACAAAGAGGGAGAACTGATAGACTGTAAATGGAACAGGCAGCTCATCTCTTTAAATATTGAAGAGATCAAACGGATTCCGGAAGTGATTGCTGTGACAGAGGGGACAGAGAAAGCGGCAAGTCTGTATGCGGCTCTCAAACATAAGATCGTGGACGGGCTGGTGACCGATGTTCATTCCGCCAGAGAGCTGATCGAGATGGATCGGAGAAGGCTTATGGGAAAGGAAAATTAA
- a CDS encoding UbiD family decarboxylase, with the protein MSDKVTDLRSAIERLKEMPGQLLETHVPVEPMAELSGIYRHVGAGGTVKRPTKEGPAMLFHRVKGHPGAKAAIGLLASRKRVASLLDCPPEKLGWKLFECAGHPIEPVVIHGKAQCQEVVHRADSPDFDLRKLVPAPTNTPVDAGPYITLGMCYASHPDTGLSDVTIHRLCIQGKDELSIFFTPGARHIGAMAERAEELNQRLPISVSIGVDPAIEVGSCFEPPTTPLGFDELSIAGALRGEPVKLCRCLTVKEHAIANAEYVIEGEVIPGVRVQEDQNSHTGYAMPEFPGYTGPASSQCWMIKVTAVTHRKDPILQTCIGPSEEHVSMAGIPTEASIIGMIEKAMPGRLQNVYCCSAGGGKYMAVLQFCKKTASDEGRQRQAALLAFSAFSELKHIFLVDEDVDCFDMNDVLWAMNTRFQGDADIITIPGVRCHPLDPSNDPDFSPSIRDHGIACKTIFDCTVPFSLKKRFQRAQFLDVDPSPWMSGQKEHEV; encoded by the coding sequence ATGTCTGATAAAGTTACTGATCTTCGAAGTGCTATTGAACGATTAAAAGAAATGCCCGGACAGCTTTTGGAAACCCATGTTCCTGTGGAACCTATGGCAGAGCTTTCCGGTATCTACCGCCATGTGGGAGCAGGAGGGACTGTCAAGCGCCCTACAAAGGAAGGGCCGGCTATGCTGTTCCACAGAGTAAAAGGACATCCTGGGGCTAAAGCCGCCATCGGTCTTCTGGCAAGCCGCAAACGAGTGGCTTCCCTTCTGGATTGTCCCCCTGAGAAGCTTGGCTGGAAGCTGTTTGAATGTGCCGGACATCCCATAGAGCCAGTGGTGATCCATGGAAAAGCACAGTGCCAGGAGGTGGTCCACCGGGCGGATTCCCCGGATTTTGACTTGAGAAAGCTGGTCCCGGCCCCGACCAACACACCAGTGGATGCTGGACCTTATATTACCCTTGGCATGTGCTATGCCTCCCATCCAGACACAGGTCTCAGTGATGTGACCATCCACCGGCTCTGTATTCAGGGAAAAGATGAACTCTCCATCTTTTTTACTCCCGGTGCGCGGCATATCGGCGCCATGGCAGAGCGGGCAGAGGAGCTTAACCAGCGGCTGCCGATCTCTGTCAGTATCGGTGTGGATCCTGCCATCGAGGTTGGCTCCTGTTTTGAACCGCCCACCACACCGCTGGGATTCGATGAGCTGTCCATCGCCGGTGCCCTTCGTGGGGAACCTGTAAAGTTATGCCGCTGTCTCACTGTCAAGGAACATGCCATTGCCAATGCAGAGTATGTTATTGAAGGAGAAGTGATTCCCGGAGTGCGTGTGCAGGAGGACCAGAACAGCCATACAGGTTACGCCATGCCGGAATTCCCGGGATATACGGGTCCTGCCAGCAGTCAATGCTGGATGATCAAGGTGACGGCTGTGACACACCGGAAAGATCCTATTTTACAAACATGCATCGGTCCCAGCGAAGAACATGTATCCATGGCAGGAATCCCCACAGAAGCCAGCATTATCGGAATGATCGAAAAGGCCATGCCCGGACGTCTTCAGAATGTATACTGCTGTTCTGCCGGGGGAGGCAAATATATGGCAGTCCTGCAATTCTGCAAAAAAACAGCCAGCGATGAGGGACGCCAGAGACAGGCTGCTCTTCTGGCATTTTCTGCCTTCAGCGAACTGAAGCACATATTCCTCGTTGATGAAGATGTGGACTGTTTTGATATGAATGATGTGTTATGGGCTATGAACACCAGGTTCCAGGGTGATGCGGATATCATCACCATCCCCGGTGTCCGCTGTCATCCGCTGGATCCATCCAATGATCCTGACTTTTCACCGAGTATCCGGGATCATGGGATCGCCTGCAAGACCATTTTTGACTGTACTGTTCCCTTTTCATTAAAAAAGCGGTTCCAAAGAGCACAGTTTTTAGACGTTGATCCCAGCCCGTGGATGTCTGGACAGAAGGAACATGAGGTGTAG
- the lpdD gene encoding prenylated flavin chaperone LpdD, whose protein sequence is MIKQTLLKTELFGYEICAHVTHLDEGIQVLIAGGSRTHIGAVSFMGYNGNIQTLQFPGHKDGYVSTRWANALWENLHEPVCIQCGIHYDRLENNQIKEVLNVCDEMLNTFLISL, encoded by the coding sequence ATGATAAAGCAGACTTTGCTGAAGACAGAATTGTTCGGGTATGAGATCTGTGCCCATGTGACCCATCTCGATGAGGGTATCCAAGTTCTTATCGCAGGCGGAAGCCGCACTCATATTGGCGCGGTGAGTTTTATGGGGTATAATGGAAATATTCAAACTCTACAGTTTCCGGGACATAAAGACGGATATGTGAGTACACGCTGGGCCAATGCCCTCTGGGAAAACCTGCACGAACCTGTCTGTATCCAATGTGGGATCCATTATGATCGTCTTGAAAACAACCAGATAAAAGAAGTACTTAATGTTTGTGATGAGATGTTGAATACGTTTCTTATAAGTCTATAA
- a CDS encoding zinc-binding dehydrogenase — MQTRAIRLYGKEDLRLDTFELPPIKEDEILVKVISDSVCMSTYKLSKQGAAHKRARPDLKERPSVIGHEMSGVIIETGAKWKDLYQEGQKFTVLPTVTENGRMKTAGYYYETYGGDCTYCILPREVMEHGCLIPFNGDSFFEASLSEPTACIIAGYRRMYHTSEEDHEHRMGVKPQGSLVIFGACGPMGLECIDYALQLENGPSKIVAVDMSKDRLNRAEKMLVPDPESGKELYFVNANECRDTAEELKDLNGGRGYDDVFVYAPVETLIEQADRVLGKDGCMNFFAGPVDQSLSARINMYNVHYSYTHLVGFTGSTNEDLHDALKLMEQKRIRPTVMVTHIGGLSSAIETTLHVPEIPGGKKMIYTQIDLPLTAIEDFAELGRENPLFEKLAVSCEAHNGCWNAEAEKILLDEYNVDLTR; from the coding sequence ATGCAAACACGAGCGATCAGACTTTATGGAAAAGAGGACTTGAGGCTGGATACATTTGAACTGCCGCCTATAAAGGAAGATGAGATTTTGGTAAAGGTCATTTCTGACAGCGTCTGTATGTCCACTTATAAGCTGTCTAAGCAGGGGGCAGCCCACAAGAGAGCCAGGCCGGATCTTAAAGAGAGGCCTTCGGTCATCGGGCATGAGATGTCAGGAGTTATCATAGAAACAGGCGCGAAATGGAAAGATCTATACCAGGAGGGCCAGAAGTTTACGGTGTTGCCCACGGTCACTGAAAACGGCCGGATGAAAACAGCGGGTTACTACTACGAGACTTATGGGGGAGACTGCACCTACTGTATTCTTCCCCGGGAAGTTATGGAGCACGGCTGTCTGATTCCATTTAATGGAGACTCCTTTTTTGAAGCTTCCTTATCAGAGCCCACGGCCTGTATCATTGCCGGGTATCGGAGAATGTACCACACATCGGAGGAAGACCATGAACACCGTATGGGAGTGAAACCCCAGGGAAGTCTTGTGATCTTTGGAGCGTGCGGACCCATGGGGCTAGAGTGTATTGACTATGCCCTACAGCTGGAAAACGGGCCTTCTAAGATTGTCGCCGTTGATATGTCCAAAGACCGGCTTAACAGAGCAGAAAAAATGCTGGTTCCTGACCCGGAAAGCGGAAAAGAGCTGTATTTTGTGAATGCAAATGAATGCCGGGATACGGCAGAGGAACTGAAAGATCTGAACGGTGGCAGAGGATATGATGATGTGTTTGTCTATGCTCCGGTGGAAACTTTGATCGAGCAGGCGGACCGGGTGCTGGGAAAAGACGGGTGCATGAATTTCTTTGCTGGCCCTGTGGATCAATCGCTTTCAGCCAGGATCAATATGTACAATGTGCATTATTCATACACCCATCTGGTGGGATTTACCGGAAGCACCAATGAGGATCTCCATGACGCCCTGAAGCTGATGGAACAAAAAAGAATCCGCCCTACGGTGATGGTAACACATATCGGAGGATTAAGCAGTGCCATTGAGACTACTCTGCATGTTCCGGAGATCCCGGGCGGGAAAAAAATGATCTATACACAGATCGATCTGCCGCTGACAGCTATTGAAGATTTTGCGGAGCTTGGCAGGGAGAATCCACTGTTTGAAAAGCTGGCAGTATCATGTGAGGCCCACAACGGATGCTGGAATGCGGAGGCTGAAAAGATTTTGCTGGATGAATATAATGTAGATCTGACACGATAG